A region of Streptomyces sp. NBC_01788 DNA encodes the following proteins:
- a CDS encoding thiolase family protein, whose amino-acid sequence MSDAYLYAAARTPFGRFNGALAGARPDDLAATALTGLLAKVPGLDHAAIGDVVWGNANGAGEDNRNVGRMAVLLAGLPVSVPATTVNRLCGSSLDAAIIASRTLESGDADVVVAGGVESMTRAPWVLPKPDRAYPARDVTAVSTTLGWRLVNPAMPKEWTVSLGESNELLQEKFSISRERQDEFAVRSHRLAAAAWDDGFYDDLVLPTEDLARDEGIRPGTDPTKLSALTPSFRPDGTITAGNASPLSDGASAVLLGTGAAAGRIGLAPVARVAGRGVHAVEPQMFGFAPVEAAEKALRRAGIGWGDVGAVELNEAFAVQSLACVDAWGVDPEIVNTRGGAIALGHPLGASGGRLLGTLAKVLRERRQRWGVAAICIGVGQALAMVLENVTDEVSKG is encoded by the coding sequence ATGAGCGACGCCTACCTGTACGCGGCGGCCCGCACCCCGTTCGGCCGGTTCAACGGGGCCCTCGCCGGGGCGCGCCCCGACGACCTCGCCGCCACCGCGCTGACCGGCCTGCTCGCCAAGGTGCCCGGCCTGGACCACGCCGCGATCGGAGACGTGGTGTGGGGCAACGCCAACGGCGCCGGTGAGGACAACCGCAACGTCGGCCGGATGGCGGTGCTGCTGGCGGGTCTGCCGGTGAGCGTCCCCGCCACCACCGTGAACCGGCTGTGCGGCTCCAGTCTGGACGCGGCGATCATCGCCTCGCGCACCCTGGAGTCCGGCGACGCGGATGTCGTCGTCGCCGGCGGCGTGGAGTCCATGACCCGGGCACCCTGGGTGTTGCCCAAACCGGACCGGGCCTACCCCGCCCGCGATGTCACCGCCGTCTCCACCACCCTGGGCTGGCGGCTGGTCAACCCGGCGATGCCCAAGGAGTGGACGGTCTCGCTGGGGGAGAGCAACGAACTGCTCCAGGAGAAGTTCTCGATCTCCCGTGAGCGGCAGGACGAGTTCGCGGTGCGCTCGCACCGGCTCGCGGCCGCCGCCTGGGACGACGGCTTCTACGACGACCTGGTCCTCCCGACGGAGGACCTCGCCCGCGACGAGGGCATCCGCCCCGGCACCGACCCCACGAAGCTGTCAGCACTGACACCGTCGTTCCGCCCGGACGGGACGATCACGGCCGGCAACGCCTCCCCGCTGAGCGACGGGGCGTCGGCCGTGCTGCTGGGGACCGGGGCGGCGGCCGGCCGGATCGGGCTGGCCCCTGTCGCCCGCGTCGCCGGGCGCGGCGTGCACGCGGTCGAGCCGCAGATGTTCGGCTTCGCCCCGGTGGAGGCGGCCGAGAAGGCGCTGCGCCGGGCCGGGATCGGCTGGGGCGACGTCGGCGCGGTCGAGCTCAACGAGGCGTTCGCGGTCCAGTCGCTCGCCTGCGTGGACGCCTGGGGCGTCGACCCGGAGATCGTGAACACCCGGGGCGGCGCCATCGCGCTCGGACACCCGCTGGGCGCCTCCGGCGGCCGGCTCCTCGGGACCCTGGCCAAGGTGCTGCGCGAGCGGCGACAGCGCTGGGGCGTCGCGGCCATCTGCATCGGCGTGGGCCAGGCCCTCGCCATGGTCCTGGAGAACGTGACCGACGAGGTGAGCAAGGGATGA
- a CDS encoding phosphotriesterase family protein, whose amino-acid sequence MSRVNTVLGPVPAEELGLVAVHEHIGYGMPGSELDTKWWKTPEQRYEETVPKLRAFHEYGGGTFVDATGICNGRDVDYYKSLSAKTGVHIVACTGFVGGDTALPHFANADVDYLMRQFVHEITVGIGSTGGLAGVIKVGVSRGGRMTDLDKRIYRAAARASLTTGVPILTHLAIDAENAIAIFDEEGLPLDRVLFGHVDDGVNADKTRDVWIAEKGGRIGFDTFGYETELPDPPFWARPRKERLDHFMRFIDGGRRLKQVLASADANCSPLGWPGVEGHTVNYIFEDLIPDLRAAGLDEAAIETIFVDNPADFLTLQK is encoded by the coding sequence GTGTCGAGAGTGAACACGGTCCTGGGGCCGGTCCCGGCCGAGGAGCTGGGACTCGTCGCGGTCCACGAGCACATCGGGTACGGCATGCCCGGCTCCGAACTGGACACCAAGTGGTGGAAGACCCCCGAGCAGCGGTACGAGGAGACCGTTCCGAAGCTGCGCGCGTTCCACGAGTACGGCGGCGGCACCTTCGTCGACGCGACCGGCATCTGCAACGGCCGTGACGTCGACTACTACAAGTCGCTGTCCGCGAAGACCGGCGTCCACATCGTCGCCTGCACCGGTTTCGTCGGCGGCGACACCGCCCTGCCGCACTTCGCGAACGCCGACGTGGACTACCTGATGCGGCAGTTCGTCCACGAGATCACCGTCGGCATCGGCAGCACCGGCGGCCTCGCCGGTGTCATCAAGGTCGGTGTCAGCCGTGGCGGCCGCATGACGGACCTGGACAAGCGGATCTACCGCGCCGCGGCCCGCGCCTCGCTCACCACGGGCGTGCCGATCCTGACCCACCTCGCGATCGACGCCGAGAACGCGATCGCCATCTTCGACGAGGAGGGCCTGCCGCTGGACCGCGTCCTGTTCGGGCACGTCGACGACGGCGTGAACGCCGACAAGACGCGCGACGTCTGGATCGCGGAGAAGGGCGGCCGCATCGGCTTCGACACCTTCGGCTACGAGACCGAGCTGCCCGACCCGCCGTTCTGGGCCCGCCCCCGCAAGGAGCGGCTGGACCACTTCATGCGGTTCATCGACGGGGGCCGGCGGCTCAAGCAGGTCCTCGCCTCCGCCGACGCCAACTGCAGCCCGCTGGGCTGGCCGGGCGTCGAGGGCCACACCGTCAACTACATCTTCGAGGACCTCATCCCGGACCTCCGCGCCGCCGGTCTCGACGAGGCCGCCATCGAGACGATCTTCGTCGACAACCCGGCCGACTTCCTCACCCTTCAGAAGTAA
- a CDS encoding TetR/AcrR family transcriptional regulator, translating into MANLREAQKQMTRRLLLESGLELFKTKGYAATTVDDIATAAGTTRVTFYAYFPSRSDLMRALIDEQLNEVLQRVRSPEHGSTARDLVATVAEGTPEAIMAWLRRTAESWPAIRPIIRIGRDAAVIDPELPDLVERWLEEAISDIEDGLTAAGRLEPHQRHFRGVLAMSQLDYVAQHWDGADWKITRDQMLDELGASWVRLLS; encoded by the coding sequence ATGGCGAACCTTCGTGAGGCACAGAAGCAGATGACCCGCCGTCTGCTGCTGGAGTCGGGACTCGAGCTGTTCAAGACGAAGGGGTACGCAGCCACCACGGTCGACGACATCGCGACCGCCGCGGGCACCACGCGCGTGACCTTCTACGCGTACTTCCCCTCGCGCAGTGACCTGATGAGGGCACTGATCGACGAGCAGCTCAACGAGGTGCTGCAGCGCGTCCGCTCTCCCGAACACGGTTCCACGGCGCGGGATCTGGTGGCCACCGTCGCCGAGGGGACGCCGGAGGCGATCATGGCGTGGCTGCGGCGGACCGCCGAGAGCTGGCCGGCCATCCGGCCGATCATCCGCATCGGCCGCGACGCCGCGGTGATCGATCCGGAACTCCCCGACCTGGTCGAGCGGTGGCTGGAGGAGGCCATCAGCGACATCGAGGACGGGCTGACCGCGGCCGGGCGCCTCGAACCCCACCAACGCCACTTCCGGGGCGTTCTCGCCATGTCCCAGCTCGACTATGTCGCCCAGCACTGGGACGGTGCCGACTGGAAGATCACGCGCGACCAGATGCTCGACGAGCTCGGTGCCAGCTGGGTGCGGCTGCTGAGCTGA
- a CDS encoding NAD(P)/FAD-dependent oxidoreductase: MSAGTLKRVVVVGNGIAGLTAADTLREAGFDGELTIVGDEQHPAYSRPALSKSLLLDGDDTSSHELPPAGHGASELLGVRATGLDLDRRLVMLDDGTALPYDRVVLATGSRARRLSDLPGEVTLRGLDDALSLRGRLATGPSVVVVGGGPLGMEIASGCLAGGCKVTLVSQGAPLILQLGPYLADVFVKAALGQGLTVVETAAARLEGSDGSTRVVLDEGGVLEAEVILTAAGDVPNTEWLAESGLIAKGAIPVDERGLVRPDVAAVGDLAAFPTPQGLRRIPLWSSAIEQAKVAARALVRGDEAPPLQFQPYFWTEQFGLSLKAVGNLPVEGEPEYVEGRPGGGPALMRWSQEDGTGDAVALNYRIPIPRLRRMTRTAT, encoded by the coding sequence ATGAGCGCCGGCACCCTGAAGCGCGTCGTCGTCGTCGGCAACGGGATCGCCGGGCTCACCGCGGCCGACACCCTCCGCGAGGCCGGCTTCGACGGCGAGCTGACCATCGTCGGCGACGAACAGCACCCGGCATACAGCCGCCCGGCCCTGTCGAAGTCGCTCCTGCTCGACGGTGACGACACGTCGTCGCACGAGCTGCCGCCGGCCGGCCACGGGGCGAGCGAACTGCTGGGCGTACGGGCGACCGGCCTCGACCTCGACCGCCGGCTCGTCATGCTCGACGACGGTACGGCGCTACCGTACGACCGCGTCGTTCTGGCCACCGGTTCCCGGGCGCGACGTCTCTCCGATCTGCCCGGGGAAGTCACCCTGCGCGGACTCGACGACGCGCTCTCCCTGCGCGGCCGGCTGGCGACCGGGCCGTCGGTCGTCGTGGTGGGCGGCGGCCCACTCGGCATGGAGATCGCGTCCGGATGTCTGGCCGGCGGCTGCAAGGTCACGCTCGTCTCCCAGGGCGCGCCGCTGATTCTCCAGCTCGGCCCGTATCTCGCCGACGTGTTCGTCAAGGCCGCCCTGGGCCAGGGTCTCACCGTCGTGGAGACCGCGGCCGCCCGGCTCGAGGGGAGCGACGGAAGCACCCGGGTCGTCCTCGACGAGGGCGGGGTTCTCGAGGCCGAGGTGATCCTGACCGCCGCCGGCGACGTTCCCAACACCGAGTGGCTCGCCGAATCGGGACTCATCGCCAAGGGCGCCATCCCGGTCGACGAGCGCGGTCTCGTCCGCCCCGACGTGGCGGCTGTCGGCGATCTCGCGGCCTTCCCCACCCCGCAGGGACTGCGCCGCATCCCTCTGTGGAGCAGCGCGATCGAGCAGGCGAAGGTCGCGGCGCGGGCACTCGTCCGCGGCGACGAGGCTCCGCCGCTGCAGTTTCAGCCGTACTTCTGGACGGAGCAGTTCGGACTGAGTCTGAAGGCGGTGGGCAACCTGCCGGTTGAAGGGGAGCCGGAGTACGTCGAGGGACGGCCTGGCGGCGGTCCGGCGCTGATGCGCTGGTCGCAAGAGGACGGCACCGGTGACGCCGTGGCGCTCAACTACCGGATCCCGATCCCCCGGCTGCGCCGGATGACCCGGACGGCCACGTAG
- a CDS encoding ferredoxin, whose amino-acid sequence MKIVLDRPRCEGHGLCEEAAPQLMHLDDEGELVLDREEVGEADAALANAAVRVCPVAALRVV is encoded by the coding sequence ATGAAGATCGTCCTTGACCGCCCCCGCTGTGAGGGCCACGGGCTGTGCGAGGAGGCCGCGCCGCAGCTCATGCACCTCGACGACGAGGGCGAACTGGTCCTGGACCGCGAGGAGGTCGGTGAGGCCGACGCCGCCCTGGCGAACGCCGCCGTCCGTGTGTGCCCGGTCGCGGCGCTGAGGGTCGTATGA
- a CDS encoding 3-oxoacid CoA-transferase subunit A, whose amino-acid sequence MTTTIAATADEAVAGIEDGSTVLVGGFGLAGMPFDLIDALIRQGAGDLTVVSNNAGNGDVGLAALLKAGRVRKVICSFPRQSDSYVFDGLYRAGRVELEVVPQGTLAERMRAAGAGIGAFYSPVGVGTPLAQGRETREIGGRVHVLEYPIKGDVALISAHRADSVGNLVYRKTARNFGPVMATAAGTVVAQVTEIVPVGEIDPETVVTPGIYVDRLVRAEARRLTVQGAR is encoded by the coding sequence ATGACCACGACCATCGCCGCCACTGCCGACGAGGCCGTGGCGGGCATCGAGGACGGCTCGACGGTCCTGGTGGGCGGATTCGGTCTGGCGGGCATGCCGTTCGACCTCATCGACGCCCTCATCCGGCAGGGCGCCGGCGACCTGACCGTGGTGTCCAACAACGCCGGCAACGGGGACGTGGGCCTGGCCGCGCTGCTGAAGGCCGGCCGGGTGCGCAAGGTGATCTGCTCCTTTCCCCGGCAGAGCGACTCCTACGTCTTCGACGGCCTGTACCGGGCCGGCCGGGTCGAGCTGGAGGTCGTACCGCAAGGCACCCTCGCCGAGCGGATGCGGGCCGCAGGGGCGGGCATCGGCGCCTTCTACAGCCCGGTCGGCGTCGGCACCCCGCTGGCGCAGGGCAGGGAGACCCGGGAAATCGGCGGACGCGTCCACGTCCTGGAGTACCCGATCAAGGGCGACGTGGCTTTGATCTCGGCGCACCGGGCGGACAGCGTGGGCAATCTCGTCTACCGCAAGACCGCCCGGAACTTCGGCCCCGTCATGGCCACCGCGGCCGGCACGGTCGTCGCCCAGGTCACCGAGATCGTGCCCGTCGGGGAGATCGACCCGGAGACCGTGGTCACCCCAGGCATCTACGTCGACCGCCTGGTGCGGGCCGAGGCCCGCCGACTGACCGTGCAAGGAGCCCGCTGA
- a CDS encoding phosphotriesterase encodes MSVESNTVNTVLGPVPATELGVVSVHEALLSVVPGAEHAFDITIDRAEIFETLAAKLKDFRAHGGGTIVDSTGMFHGRDVRLYETLARTTGVHIVASTGQGPEELLGGYFLTPQTNPPTPWPAEKFADLFTKEVTEGMVVPRVERRGAAGLVATTATREGMTATDESLFRGAARTALSTGVAVSIRYGRDAPHDLDVVLDEKLAADRVVVGGLDRKDAVAAGAPLEVARRGAYVALDHVGVEDGEHVTDAERAALVADLVRAGLGNRILLSSSATGVAKGHPGNDLPYSHVLTSFVPLLKTQGLSDEDARRILVENPRDLLSVR; translated from the coding sequence ATGAGCGTCGAGAGCAACACCGTGAACACCGTCCTGGGCCCGGTGCCGGCCACCGAGCTGGGTGTCGTCTCGGTCCATGAGGCGCTGCTGTCGGTGGTGCCAGGCGCCGAGCACGCCTTCGACATCACCATCGACCGCGCCGAGATCTTCGAGACCCTCGCTGCGAAGCTGAAGGACTTCCGCGCCCACGGCGGCGGCACGATCGTCGACAGCACCGGCATGTTCCACGGCCGGGACGTCCGGCTGTACGAGACCCTCGCCCGTACGACCGGCGTGCACATCGTCGCGTCGACGGGTCAGGGTCCCGAGGAGTTGCTCGGCGGTTACTTCCTCACGCCGCAGACCAACCCGCCGACGCCGTGGCCGGCCGAGAAGTTCGCCGACCTCTTCACCAAGGAGGTCACTGAGGGCATGGTGGTCCCGCGGGTCGAGCGCCGCGGCGCGGCGGGCCTGGTGGCCACCACCGCGACCCGCGAGGGCATGACCGCGACCGACGAGAGCCTGTTCCGGGGTGCGGCCCGGACCGCTCTGAGTACCGGCGTCGCGGTCTCCATCCGCTACGGGCGCGACGCCCCGCACGACCTGGACGTCGTCCTGGACGAGAAGCTGGCGGCCGACCGTGTCGTCGTCGGCGGACTCGACCGCAAGGACGCCGTCGCCGCCGGAGCACCCCTGGAGGTCGCCCGGCGAGGCGCCTACGTCGCCCTCGACCACGTCGGCGTGGAGGACGGGGAACACGTCACCGACGCCGAGCGCGCCGCCCTGGTCGCCGACCTCGTGCGGGCCGGCCTCGGCAACCGGATCCTGCTCTCGAGCAGCGCGACCGGGGTGGCGAAGGGCCACCCCGGCAACGACCTGCCGTACAGCCATGTCCTGACCAGCTTCGTCCCGCTCCTGAAGACACAGGGTCTCAGCGACGAGGACGCGCGGCGGATTCTCGTGGAGAACCCGCGCGACCTGCTGTCGGTGCGCTGA
- a CDS encoding cytochrome P450 has product MNTPPTSDVDLFADEVLDPYPVYAELRERGPVVHLPENDVYALTRYDVVRGALADWESFSSASIAFNPMANEALTGTSLASDPPVHTQLRATLTENLSPRALRGLKAGIETKADALVAALVEKGSFEAIDALARAFPLEVVADLIGFTGHVRDNMLRWGQAAMQVLGPMNQRTAENFPVAGELYAWCSQVEADDLAEGSVGRGIFEAEARGAIPADTAGHIIHQYLGAGVDTTIAAIGNIVALFARHPDQLALVRENPSLVPAAFNEVLRFWAPVHAWGRRVTKDVTIEGAVVPAGAQVAILFGAGNRDPRHYENPDAFLVERNPVDHLSFGYGPHGCAGQGLARLEAHAVIEALSRRVERLVAGPEVRVPSNTTRSIEELPVLEVIPA; this is encoded by the coding sequence ATGAACACCCCGCCTACCTCCGACGTCGACCTCTTCGCCGACGAAGTCCTCGATCCTTACCCCGTCTACGCCGAACTCCGGGAACGGGGCCCCGTCGTCCACCTCCCGGAGAACGACGTCTACGCGCTGACGCGGTACGACGTCGTCCGTGGCGCCCTCGCCGACTGGGAGTCGTTCTCCTCGGCCTCGATCGCCTTCAATCCGATGGCCAACGAGGCGCTCACCGGCACCTCGCTGGCGTCCGACCCGCCCGTGCACACCCAGCTGCGCGCCACGCTCACCGAGAACCTCTCCCCGCGTGCGCTGCGCGGTCTCAAGGCCGGGATCGAGACGAAGGCGGACGCTCTCGTCGCCGCGCTCGTCGAGAAGGGCTCCTTCGAGGCCATCGACGCGCTCGCCCGGGCCTTCCCGCTGGAGGTCGTCGCGGACCTGATCGGCTTCACCGGTCACGTACGCGACAACATGCTCCGCTGGGGACAGGCCGCCATGCAGGTCCTCGGCCCCATGAACCAGCGCACGGCCGAGAACTTCCCCGTCGCCGGCGAGCTCTACGCCTGGTGCTCCCAGGTCGAGGCCGACGACCTCGCGGAGGGGTCCGTGGGCCGCGGCATCTTCGAGGCCGAGGCCCGCGGCGCCATCCCTGCGGACACGGCCGGCCACATCATCCACCAGTACCTCGGGGCCGGCGTCGACACCACCATCGCGGCGATCGGAAACATCGTCGCTCTCTTCGCCCGGCATCCCGACCAGCTCGCCCTGGTCCGCGAGAACCCGTCGCTGGTCCCCGCGGCGTTCAACGAGGTACTGCGCTTCTGGGCTCCCGTCCACGCCTGGGGCCGACGCGTCACGAAGGACGTCACGATCGAAGGGGCGGTCGTCCCGGCGGGCGCACAGGTCGCGATCCTGTTCGGCGCCGGCAACCGCGACCCCCGGCACTACGAGAACCCGGACGCCTTCCTCGTCGAGCGCAATCCGGTCGACCACCTGTCGTTCGGCTACGGCCCCCACGGCTGCGCCGGCCAGGGGCTCGCCCGCCTGGAGGCCCACGCCGTGATCGAGGCGCTCTCCCGGCGTGTCGAGCGCCTCGTCGCCGGACCCGAGGTCCGCGTCCCCAGCAACACCACCCGGAGCATCGAGGAGCTCCCCGTCCTGGAGGTGATCCCCGCATGA
- a CDS encoding FAD-dependent oxidoreductase: protein MIVVGGGIGGLGVAFSLTRQGQSVRLLESAPAFGEVGAGIQLAPNCTRILDDYGLLEEAKRLGVVPDAMVMRDAVDGDELTRLDLRDLEKRYGYPYLVIHRSDLHGLLLRACERAGVELINDARVTSYENTDGGARVTVASGETHEAGMVIAADGLHSPARKLFVDDQPVSSAYVAYRGTVPAEQPRVKAVDLSEVVVYVGPGCHFVHYGLRGGEMLNQVAVFESPKALAGQEDWGTPDELDAAFAKTSDFVREGLLFMWRDKWWRMFDRDPIMNWVHGRIALLGDSAHPPLQYIAQGAIMAIEDGWVLGEHVARNRAEDGTVDWSTALAAYEAVRPEHCRRVLTTSRKWGELWHLDGVAREQRNVLLRVRDTYDYAFTDWLYGPTALTPDEEPEMFTPVPLSSAAVGESVLAGDAA, encoded by the coding sequence GTGATCGTCGTCGGCGGCGGCATCGGCGGCCTCGGCGTCGCGTTCTCGCTGACCCGCCAGGGCCAGAGCGTCCGCCTGCTGGAGAGCGCCCCCGCCTTCGGCGAGGTCGGCGCCGGCATCCAGCTCGCCCCCAACTGCACCCGCATCCTCGACGACTACGGTCTCCTGGAGGAGGCCAAGCGCCTCGGCGTCGTCCCGGACGCGATGGTCATGCGCGACGCCGTCGACGGCGACGAGCTGACCCGGCTCGACCTGCGCGACCTGGAGAAGCGCTACGGCTACCCGTACCTCGTCATCCATCGCAGCGACCTGCACGGCCTCCTGCTGCGTGCCTGCGAACGCGCCGGTGTCGAGCTGATCAACGACGCACGCGTGACCTCGTACGAGAACACCGACGGGGGCGCCCGTGTGACCGTCGCCTCCGGCGAGACCCACGAAGCGGGCATGGTGATCGCGGCCGACGGCCTGCACTCTCCGGCCCGCAAGCTGTTCGTCGACGACCAGCCCGTCTCCTCGGCGTACGTCGCCTACCGCGGCACCGTGCCTGCCGAGCAGCCGCGGGTGAAGGCCGTCGACCTCAGCGAGGTCGTGGTGTACGTCGGCCCCGGCTGCCACTTCGTCCACTACGGCCTGCGCGGCGGCGAGATGCTCAACCAGGTCGCGGTCTTCGAGTCGCCCAAGGCGCTGGCCGGGCAGGAGGACTGGGGCACGCCCGACGAGCTCGACGCCGCCTTCGCCAAGACCTCCGACTTCGTCCGGGAGGGTCTGCTGTTCATGTGGCGGGACAAGTGGTGGCGGATGTTCGACCGCGACCCGATCATGAACTGGGTCCACGGCCGGATCGCGCTGCTCGGTGACTCCGCGCACCCACCGCTGCAGTACATCGCACAGGGCGCGATCATGGCGATCGAGGACGGCTGGGTGCTGGGCGAGCACGTCGCCCGCAACCGTGCCGAGGACGGCACGGTCGACTGGAGCACCGCGCTCGCCGCCTACGAGGCCGTCCGCCCGGAGCACTGCCGCCGCGTGCTGACCACCTCCCGCAAGTGGGGCGAGCTGTGGCACCTCGACGGTGTCGCCCGCGAGCAGCGCAATGTGCTGCTGCGCGTCCGCGACACGTACGACTACGCGTTCACCGACTGGCTGTACGGGCCGACCGCGCTGACGCCGGACGAGGAGCCGGAGATGTTCACGCCGGTTCCGCTGTCCTCGGCGGCCGTCGGGGAATCGGTGCTCGCGGGTGACGCGGCATGA
- a CDS encoding LysR family transcriptional regulator translates to MSTEDRDTTGSGLDRLASVNLNLLVPLLALLEERSVTRAAERVGLSQPAMSHALTRMRRMLGDDLVVRQGSGVTLTPRALELVGPLRSALQQTARIVNFPLFDPATDRRVITVAMTNSTAFVVGPRLTRLVTERAPHATLRLRTITVPTEATFTDQGVDVVLISEGHFSPYPRERLYDDRCVVVASPDTPPDVGALELLTTQPHIVVDTDRRVFPYSVLEDKGIPYRVGQLSSDFLLVPFLVARAGGVALLRYRVATAMRTLADVRIEEFPFPLPGLGIDMVWNPRLADQDFIEWLRALLFDVAAGL, encoded by the coding sequence ATGAGCACAGAGGATCGGGACACCACGGGTTCGGGCCTGGACCGGCTGGCCTCGGTCAACCTGAACCTGCTGGTGCCCCTCCTCGCGCTCCTCGAGGAGCGTTCGGTGACCAGGGCCGCGGAGCGGGTCGGTCTGTCCCAGCCGGCCATGAGCCACGCCCTGACGAGAATGCGGCGCATGCTGGGGGACGACCTCGTCGTCCGGCAAGGGAGCGGGGTCACGCTGACACCGCGCGCACTGGAGTTGGTGGGGCCGCTGCGCAGTGCCCTGCAGCAGACGGCACGCATCGTGAACTTCCCCCTCTTCGACCCCGCGACGGACCGGCGGGTCATCACGGTCGCCATGACGAACAGCACGGCGTTCGTCGTGGGGCCCCGGCTGACCCGGCTCGTCACCGAGCGCGCTCCGCACGCCACGCTGCGACTGCGGACGATCACAGTGCCGACCGAGGCGACCTTCACCGATCAGGGCGTCGACGTCGTGCTGATCTCCGAGGGGCACTTCTCGCCGTATCCGCGCGAGCGCCTGTACGACGACCGCTGTGTGGTGGTGGCCTCACCGGACACCCCACCGGACGTCGGCGCGCTCGAACTCCTGACGACACAGCCGCACATCGTCGTCGACACCGACCGGCGGGTCTTTCCCTACTCCGTGCTGGAGGACAAGGGCATCCCCTACCGGGTGGGCCAGCTGAGCTCCGACTTCCTGCTGGTGCCCTTCCTGGTCGCCCGCGCGGGCGGCGTCGCCCTCCTGCGCTACCGGGTCGCCACCGCCATGCGCACGCTCGCCGACGTGCGGATCGAGGAGTTCCCCTTCCCGCTTCCCGGACTCGGGATCGACATGGTCTGGAACCCCCGGCTGGCCGATCAGGACTTCATCGAGTGGCTCCGGGCGCTGCTCTTCGACGTCGCGGCGGGGCTCTGA
- a CDS encoding maleylpyruvate isomerase N-terminal domain-containing protein — protein sequence MTEVTRTFADARAWARTGTELMLDAVAGLDEAGFSAPSVLPEWTRGHVVAHVAANADALCNLVHWAATGEETPMYASAEERAAGIAKGPALSADQLRSWLTTSAHRLAEGLDGLTDEQWQQKVVTAQGRTVPATELPWMRAREVCVHAVDLGAGVVTFADLPKGFLTALVAEISAKRGLTELPDGPLPEVAAWLAGRPHLLADAPELGPWL from the coding sequence ATGACCGAGGTCACGCGGACCTTCGCCGACGCGCGCGCGTGGGCCCGCACGGGCACCGAGCTGATGCTCGACGCCGTCGCGGGCCTCGACGAGGCCGGCTTCTCGGCCCCGAGCGTGCTGCCGGAGTGGACCCGGGGGCACGTCGTGGCGCACGTCGCCGCCAACGCCGACGCCCTGTGCAACCTGGTGCACTGGGCGGCCACCGGCGAGGAGACGCCGATGTACGCCTCCGCCGAGGAGCGCGCCGCCGGTATCGCCAAGGGCCCGGCCCTGTCGGCCGACCAGCTCCGATCCTGGCTGACCACCTCCGCGCACCGGCTCGCGGAGGGACTGGACGGGCTCACCGACGAGCAGTGGCAGCAAAAGGTCGTCACCGCCCAGGGCCGCACTGTCCCCGCCACCGAACTCCCGTGGATGCGCGCCCGCGAGGTGTGCGTCCACGCCGTCGACCTCGGCGCCGGCGTCGTCACCTTCGCCGACCTCCCGAAGGGATTCCTGACCGCCCTGGTCGCCGAGATCAGCGCCAAACGCGGGCTGACCGAGCTCCCCGACGGCCCCCTGCCCGAGGTCGCCGCCTGGCTGGCCGGCCGTCCCCACTTGCTCGCCGACGCCCCCGAGCTCGGCCCGTGGCTGTAG
- a CDS encoding 3-oxoacid CoA-transferase subunit B: MTTAATTVEHTGRGPLTTDELAARIARDIPAGSYVNLGIGQPTRIAEHLSPDAGIVLHTENGMLGMGPAATGDEIDPDLTNAGKVPVTELPGAAYFHHADSFAMMRGGHLDVCVLGAFQVSQHGDLANWHTGDPDAIPAVGGAMDLAVGARQVLVMMKLFTRDGAPKLVPACTYPLTGPGCVHRVYTDHGVLAVGPDGVRVLETYGITVAELRERLSVQLHV; this comes from the coding sequence ATGACGACCGCAGCCACCACCGTGGAGCACACCGGCCGGGGCCCGCTCACCACCGACGAACTCGCCGCCCGCATCGCCCGCGACATCCCGGCCGGCTCGTACGTCAACCTCGGCATCGGGCAGCCGACCCGGATCGCCGAGCACCTGTCGCCGGACGCGGGGATCGTGCTGCACACCGAGAACGGCATGCTCGGCATGGGCCCGGCCGCGACCGGCGACGAGATCGACCCCGATCTCACCAACGCCGGGAAGGTGCCGGTCACCGAGCTGCCGGGGGCGGCGTACTTCCACCACGCCGACTCCTTCGCGATGATGCGCGGCGGTCACCTGGACGTGTGCGTCCTCGGGGCGTTCCAGGTGTCCCAGCACGGTGACCTGGCCAACTGGCACACCGGTGACCCCGACGCCATCCCCGCCGTGGGCGGAGCGATGGACCTCGCCGTCGGAGCACGGCAGGTCCTGGTGATGATGAAGCTGTTCACCCGGGACGGCGCCCCCAAACTGGTCCCCGCGTGCACGTACCCGCTCACCGGACCCGGCTGTGTCCACCGCGTCTACACCGACCACGGCGTCCTGGCCGTCGGCCCGGACGGGGTCCGGGTCCTGGAGACGTACGGCATCACGGTGGCGGAACTGAGGGAGCGGCTCTCCGTGCAGTTGCACGTCTGA